One window of Tenacibaculum maritimum NCIMB 2154 genomic DNA carries:
- the fbp gene encoding class 1 fructose-bisphosphatase has product MDNKHMTLGEYIIDNQNHFKYSSGELSRLINSIRLAAKVVNHEIRKAGLVDITGASGDINVQGETQQKLDVLANDLFKQTLINREIVCGIASEEEDDFVVVEGKNKGNENKYVLLMDPLDGSSNIDVNVSVGTIFSIYRRVSKEGTPVTKKDFLQKGSEQVAAGYVAYGTSTILVFTTGNGVNGFTLNPAIGTFYLSHPNIKFPEQGNIYSINEGNYVHFPKGVKEYLKFCQEEKENRPYTSRYIGSLVSDFHRNMIKGGIYMYPTSTIGPKGKLRLLYECNPMAFIAEQAGGKATDGYRRILDLEPTELHQRVPFFCGGRDMVEKAEEFMAKYPEDANY; this is encoded by the coding sequence ATGGATAATAAACATATGACTCTTGGAGAGTATATCATTGATAATCAGAATCATTTTAAATATTCGTCGGGAGAACTTTCTCGCTTAATAAATTCCATACGTTTAGCTGCAAAAGTGGTTAATCATGAAATAAGAAAAGCAGGTTTAGTGGATATAACGGGAGCTTCTGGAGATATAAATGTACAGGGAGAAACTCAACAAAAATTAGACGTTTTAGCGAATGATTTATTCAAGCAAACGCTAATTAATAGAGAGATTGTTTGTGGAATAGCAAGTGAAGAAGAGGATGACTTTGTTGTAGTAGAAGGAAAGAATAAAGGAAATGAAAATAAATATGTATTGTTGATGGATCCTTTAGATGGCTCGTCTAATATTGATGTAAATGTATCTGTGGGAACTATCTTTTCTATTTATAGAAGGGTTTCAAAAGAAGGAACTCCTGTAACAAAAAAAGATTTTTTACAAAAAGGAAGCGAGCAGGTAGCGGCAGGTTATGTTGCTTATGGAACTTCTACAATATTAGTTTTTACAACAGGTAATGGAGTAAATGGATTCACATTAAACCCAGCTATAGGAACTTTTTATTTATCGCATCCAAACATCAAATTTCCAGAGCAAGGGAATATTTATTCTATCAACGAAGGAAACTATGTACACTTCCCAAAAGGGGTTAAAGAATATTTGAAATTTTGTCAAGAAGAAAAAGAAAACAGGCCATATACGTCTAGATATATAGGCTCTTTAGTTTCTGATTTTCATAGAAATATGATTAAAGGAGGAATTTACATGTATCCTACGAGTACTATTGGTCCTAAAGGGAAACTTCGTTTATTATATGAATGTAATCCAATGGCATTTATAGCAGAGCAAGCAGGTGGTAAAGCAACAGATGGCTATCGAAGAATCTTAGATTTAGAACCTACAGAATTACATCAAAGAGTTCCTTTTTTCTGTGGAGGTAGAGATATGGTGGAAAAAGCAGAAGAATTTATGGCAAAATATCCTGAGGATGCTAACTATTAA
- a CDS encoding GNAT family N-acetyltransferase, which produces MSFTIRIGKKKDMQDVLRLIKELALFEKLPKEVIISADDLISDGFGDTPKFKTFIAVEDNGNVIGMALFYERYSTWKGKTIHLEDLMVTKTKRNIGAGKALYSAVLKYAYNNGYKRVAWEVLNWNKNAIDFYERSGALILNDWQVVHMTENNLKQFIQNN; this is translated from the coding sequence ATGAGTTTTACAATTAGGATAGGTAAGAAAAAAGACATGCAAGACGTGTTGAGGCTAATTAAAGAACTAGCCCTTTTCGAAAAATTACCAAAAGAGGTCATTATTTCAGCCGATGATTTAATTTCTGACGGATTTGGTGATACCCCAAAGTTTAAAACATTTATTGCTGTAGAAGATAATGGTAATGTTATAGGAATGGCTCTGTTTTATGAACGTTACTCTACCTGGAAAGGTAAAACAATTCATCTGGAAGATTTAATGGTTACAAAAACCAAAAGAAATATTGGCGCTGGCAAAGCCCTATATTCCGCCGTTTTGAAATATGCTTATAATAATGGCTATAAACGAGTTGCTTGGGAGGTTTTAAACTGGAATAAAAATGCCATTGATTTTTACGAACGTAGCGGTGCCCTCATTTTAAATGATTGGCAAGTAGTACATATGACAGAAAATAATTTAAAACAATTTATTCAAAACAATTAG
- a CDS encoding aspartate kinase, protein MKIFKFGGASVKNADGVRNVGTILQQEGVENTLVVISAMGKMTNAFENIIDAYYYQKESLPKYLNFVTSFHEGIMNELFPKNHHIYTIVNELLGKLSNFMIHNTSKDYDFVYDQIVGFGELLSTKIVSTYLNDIGIQNNWIDVRNYIKTDTNYRDAKVDWELTEKNMQRAINTSKLNITQGFLGSNKNNTTSLGREGSDYTAGIFAYCLNAESVTIWKDVKGVLNADPRIFNKTELLQQISYKEAIEMAFYGASVIHPKTIQPLERKQIPLFVRSFLTPTLKGTKVCKGLDIKPIVSCFIVKKYQILISISANDFSFMVEDNISYIFKKLHEYKLKVNLIQNSAISFSVCVDDPFRNFKKFYDELKQSFQIKYNENTNLYTIRHFSEQDIAAIESDKTILLKQINRETVQLVTI, encoded by the coding sequence ATGAAAATATTTAAGTTTGGTGGAGCTTCTGTTAAAAATGCTGACGGGGTTAGAAATGTAGGAACTATATTACAACAAGAAGGGGTTGAAAACACATTGGTTGTTATCTCTGCAATGGGTAAAATGACTAATGCTTTTGAAAATATTATTGATGCCTATTACTACCAAAAAGAAAGTCTTCCAAAGTACCTAAATTTCGTGACAAGCTTTCATGAAGGGATAATGAATGAGCTATTCCCTAAAAATCATCATATCTACACAATCGTTAATGAACTACTTGGTAAGCTCAGTAACTTTATGATTCATAATACTTCTAAAGATTACGATTTCGTATATGATCAAATAGTAGGTTTTGGCGAATTGCTTTCTACTAAAATTGTGAGTACCTACTTAAACGATATAGGAATACAAAACAACTGGATTGATGTGCGTAATTATATTAAAACTGACACGAATTATAGAGACGCTAAAGTAGATTGGGAGCTTACTGAAAAAAACATGCAACGCGCAATAAACACCTCCAAGTTAAATATTACGCAAGGTTTTCTAGGAAGCAATAAAAATAATACCACCTCTTTAGGAAGAGAAGGGTCTGATTATACTGCTGGAATTTTTGCTTATTGTTTAAATGCTGAAAGTGTTACTATTTGGAAAGATGTTAAAGGGGTATTAAACGCTGATCCTAGGATCTTTAATAAAACAGAGCTCTTACAACAAATATCTTACAAAGAGGCTATTGAAATGGCTTTTTATGGCGCTTCTGTAATTCATCCAAAAACCATTCAACCACTAGAAAGAAAACAAATCCCTTTATTTGTTAGATCTTTCCTAACTCCTACCCTAAAAGGTACTAAAGTATGCAAAGGTTTAGATATAAAACCTATTGTTTCTTGCTTTATCGTAAAAAAATATCAAATTTTAATTTCTATCTCCGCAAATGACTTCTCATTCATGGTAGAAGACAATATCAGTTATATTTTTAAAAAATTACATGAATACAAACTCAAAGTCAACTTAATTCAAAATTCAGCTATAAGTTTCTCCGTATGTGTTGATGATCCCTTTAGAAACTTCAAAAAATTTTACGACGAATTAAAACAGTCTTTTCAAATAAAATATAACGAAAATACTAACCTATACACAATTCGTCATTTTAGTGAGCAAGACATTGCCGCAATTGAAAGTGATAAAACTATTTTATTAAAACAAATTAATCGAGAAACAGTGCAGTTGGTTACAATATAA
- a CDS encoding GNAT family N-acyltransferase: MGLVTSKEIAKVIGVEKFGVFGTFTGWLLIKILRISAINKIYNNNKDKSDLDFLNGVLNDCKIEFEIPEEDLKRIPKEGPFITISNHPLGGIDGVLLLKLLIEKRADYKIIANFLLHRIKPLKPYIMPVNPFENHKDAKSSVAGIKNALLHLREGKPLGIFPAGEVSTYKDGKLMVDKPWEEGAIRLIKKAKVPVIPIYFHAKNSQLFYFLSKINDTLRTAKLPSEVISQKNRVIKVRIGKPISVKDQEQYKDVPSFYEFIRKKTYMLANPFEKAPQKILSTQSLKIPKKVKKITSQRSPEFFRKEVTSLRDKGQRLLESKNYEVFFASAKEIPNLLHEIGRLREVTFRDVGEGTNNPIDLDKFDKFYHHLFLWDNEKNELVGAYRMGLGKDIYKKYGINGFYIHTLFRIEPELYSMMQNTIELGRAFIAKNYQQKPMPLFLLWKGIVHTTLRYPEYKYLMGGVSISNQFSEFSKSLMIEFMKSHYYDPYVAQYIHPKKEFKVKLKDGDKDFVFDATKADMQKFDKIIDEIEPGALRIPVLIKKYVKQNARLVAFNVDPKFNNAIDGLMYIKVADIPESTVKPVMEEFQAELERKATEDLNTTL, encoded by the coding sequence ATGGGATTAGTTACATCTAAAGAAATTGCTAAAGTTATTGGAGTTGAGAAGTTCGGTGTTTTTGGAACTTTTACGGGCTGGTTATTGATTAAAATTTTACGTATTTCGGCTATTAACAAAATTTATAACAACAATAAAGACAAATCAGATTTAGATTTTTTAAATGGTGTTTTAAATGATTGTAAAATAGAATTTGAAATACCTGAAGAAGATTTAAAAAGAATACCTAAAGAGGGACCTTTTATTACCATTTCTAATCACCCTCTAGGAGGAATCGATGGGGTTTTATTATTAAAATTATTGATTGAAAAAAGAGCTGACTATAAAATTATTGCTAATTTCTTATTGCATAGAATAAAGCCTTTAAAGCCTTATATTATGCCTGTCAATCCTTTTGAAAATCATAAAGATGCAAAATCAAGTGTTGCGGGCATAAAAAATGCTTTGTTGCACTTAAGGGAAGGGAAACCTTTAGGGATATTTCCGGCAGGAGAAGTTTCAACGTATAAAGACGGAAAGCTAATGGTTGACAAACCATGGGAGGAAGGTGCCATTCGTCTAATAAAGAAAGCAAAGGTTCCTGTAATCCCTATCTATTTTCATGCAAAAAATAGTCAATTATTCTATTTTTTATCTAAAATCAACGATACACTACGCACCGCTAAACTTCCTTCAGAGGTTATCTCTCAAAAAAATAGAGTTATAAAAGTGAGAATAGGAAAGCCTATATCTGTAAAAGATCAAGAGCAATACAAGGACGTTCCTTCTTTTTATGAGTTTATAAGAAAGAAGACGTATATGTTAGCGAATCCTTTTGAAAAAGCTCCTCAAAAAATACTTTCAACTCAAAGTTTAAAAATTCCTAAAAAAGTAAAAAAAATAACTTCTCAAAGAAGTCCTGAGTTTTTCAGAAAAGAGGTTACTAGTTTACGTGATAAAGGACAACGCTTACTTGAAAGCAAAAACTATGAAGTTTTTTTTGCCAGTGCAAAAGAAATTCCAAATCTACTACACGAAATAGGTCGACTAAGAGAAGTTACTTTTAGAGATGTTGGAGAAGGAACCAATAACCCTATAGACCTAGATAAATTTGATAAATTTTACCACCACTTATTCTTATGGGATAATGAAAAAAATGAATTGGTAGGTGCTTACAGAATGGGGCTTGGAAAAGATATATATAAAAAATACGGTATCAATGGCTTTTACATACATACTTTATTCAGAATAGAACCAGAGCTGTATTCAATGATGCAAAATACTATTGAGTTAGGCCGTGCTTTTATTGCTAAAAACTACCAGCAAAAACCCATGCCTTTATTTTTATTATGGAAAGGAATTGTGCATACAACCTTACGTTATCCTGAATATAAGTACCTAATGGGAGGGGTAAGTATCAGTAACCAGTTTTCAGAATTTTCTAAATCACTAATGATTGAATTTATGAAATCTCACTACTATGATCCTTACGTTGCTCAATACATTCATCCTAAAAAAGAATTCAAAGTAAAGCTAAAAGATGGAGACAAAGACTTTGTATTTGATGCTACTAAAGCAGATATGCAAAAATTTGATAAAATTATAGACGAGATTGAACCAGGGGCACTGAGAATTCCTGTACTTATTAAAAAATATGTAAAGCAGAATGCTCGTTTAGTAGCTTTTAATGTAGATCCTAAATTTAATAATGCTATTGATGGATTAATGTACATAAAGGTTGCTGATATTCCTGAAAGCACTGTAAAGCCTGTTATGGAAGAGTTCCAAGCAGAACTAGAACGAAAAGCTACAGAGGATCTTAACACTACCTTGTAA
- a CDS encoding FAD-dependent oxidoreductase, whose amino-acid sequence MAFDVLIVGGGVAGMQCALVLGSAKEKPYAEGKKVAIIMHQRSSHLQDAVFNNVLGVASGTLGKEILTEGKKHLEKTYPHIRQIENEKVLAVFDDEKGYKIVTNKTEYFSKIVVIALNYSKPFDIVGLEQYVEPHMRANSMKDRIQLRNFNHLIKEELYVCGTIAGWRSQFAIAAGSGASVATDILTVWNEHIPTKIHDKATN is encoded by the coding sequence ATGGCTTTTGATGTGTTGATTGTTGGTGGAGGAGTTGCTGGAATGCAGTGTGCTTTAGTGTTGGGTTCTGCTAAAGAGAAGCCTTATGCTGAAGGTAAGAAAGTGGCTATTATAATGCATCAGCGATCGTCACATTTACAAGATGCTGTTTTTAATAATGTTTTAGGAGTGGCTTCAGGAACGCTGGGAAAAGAAATATTAACAGAAGGGAAAAAACATTTAGAAAAAACATATCCTCATATACGTCAAATTGAAAATGAAAAGGTGCTTGCAGTTTTTGACGATGAGAAGGGATATAAGATAGTTACTAACAAAACAGAGTACTTCAGTAAGATTGTCGTTATTGCTTTGAATTATTCAAAACCATTTGATATTGTTGGATTAGAGCAGTATGTAGAACCCCATATGCGTGCAAATTCAATGAAAGATAGGATTCAATTACGTAATTTTAATCATTTGATTAAAGAAGAATTATATGTTTGTGGAACAATAGCTGGATGGCGTAGCCAATTTGCTATAGCAGCAGGAAGTGGAGCGAGTGTAGCGACGGATATATTAACAGTATGGAATGAGCATATTCCTACAAAAATTCATGATAAAGCCACTAATTAA
- a CDS encoding MarC family protein, whose amino-acid sequence MNFSLKEIFTAFMVLFAVIDIIGNIPIIIDLRKKVGHIQSEKASVIAGFIMILFLFVGQRLLSIIGIDVHSFAVAGAFILFFIALEMILGITLYKEDEDNALSATVFPLAFPLIAGPGSLTTLLSLRAEFRIENIIISVLLNVLVIYIVLKTSAKIEKVIGQNGIKIIRKIFGVILLAIAVKLFAANIKELLA is encoded by the coding sequence ATGAACTTTAGTTTGAAAGAAATTTTTACAGCCTTTATGGTGCTGTTTGCTGTAATTGATATTATCGGGAATATTCCAATAATTATTGATTTGAGAAAGAAGGTAGGGCATATTCAATCAGAAAAAGCATCGGTTATAGCTGGATTTATAATGATTCTCTTTCTTTTTGTAGGACAAAGGTTATTAAGTATAATAGGAATTGATGTACATTCTTTTGCTGTTGCTGGGGCGTTTATTTTATTCTTTATTGCTTTAGAAATGATTTTAGGAATTACCTTATATAAAGAAGATGAAGATAATGCGTTAAGTGCAACTGTATTTCCTTTAGCTTTTCCTTTGATTGCTGGGCCAGGTAGTTTAACAACGTTACTTTCTTTACGAGCGGAGTTTCGTATTGAAAATATTATTATTTCTGTATTACTGAATGTACTTGTTATTTACATAGTGTTAAAAACATCGGCTAAAATAGAAAAGGTAATTGGTCAAAATGGAATTAAAATTATTAGAAAGATTTTTGGTGTTATCTTATTAGCAATTGCAGTTAAATTGTTTGCAGCCAATATAAAAGAACTTTTAGCATAA